The candidate division KSB1 bacterium genomic sequence CCCAAGCGAAATGATTCGCTTGTGAGAAGTGGCCTGGTGATGATCATTCCAAACAACTCACCAATAGCGAAGGAAAGGCATATTGTGAACAGGTTTATTTTTTTCATAATCGTTGGCTTCGCACTGCTTGGACCATTGGCAGTTGCGTCACCTCATGAATTGAAAGTGAATATCCGCGATATGGGAGCTTCAGGCCACAAATCTGAAGACGTGACCGCAATCCTTCAAACGGCCATTGATCGCTGCAACAATGCGGGTGGCGGTCAGGTGTTCATCCCGCCGGGGGAATACACCGCTACCACAATCGAACTGAAAAGCCATGTGACGCTCTATCTGGCGGCTGGAGCGATTCTATACGCCTCCAACGATTCCAATGCCTATCAAAAGCGGGTGCGAAATGTGGGTAAGGTGAAGCTTCCGGCGCTTATTTATGCCCGGGGCGCAAGGCACATCGCTATCAAGGGCGCTGGCATCATCAGGGGGCAGCCCGAATTTTACGCGATCCCGCTGGAACCTTATGACTTTATCCAGGAGGAATACGCCATTGCCAGAGCGGCGGGATTGACCCCTATGCACTGGCTGAGAAAAGAGCCGCTGGTCATGCTCATGTATTTGACCGAATGCGAGGGGGTCATGATCGAAGATGTCTCGCTCATCGATTCCCCCTTTTGGGCGCTGCATCTGCACTGGTGTCAGCATGTGAAGGTCCGAGACATCTATATCCAATCAGACCTGGAAAAGGCCGCCAATTCTGATGGTCTCGATATCGATGGGTGTCGCGATGTCACTATTAGCGGTTGTACCATCAAAACTGCCGACGATGCGATCTGCATCAAGTCAACGGCGAACGATGGGCAGTTTCGTGATTGCGAAAATGTCATCGTTTCCAATTGCATTCTGATTTCCAGTTCCTGCGCCCTGAAATTGGGGACTGAGAGCCATGGAAATTTCCGCCACATCATATTCAATCATTGCGTCATCCGGAATACGAATCGGGGACTGGGCATTTTCATCAGAGACGGCGGCACGGCCAGCCATATCATTTTTTCGG encodes the following:
- a CDS encoding glycosyl hydrolase family 28 protein, whose protein sequence is MNRFIFFIIVGFALLGPLAVASPHELKVNIRDMGASGHKSEDVTAILQTAIDRCNNAGGGQVFIPPGEYTATTIELKSHVTLYLAAGAILYASNDSNAYQKRVRNVGKVKLPALIYARGARHIAIKGAGIIRGQPEFYAIPLEPYDFIQEEYAIARAAGLTPMHWLRKEPLVMLMYLTECEGVMIEDVSLIDSPFWALHLHWCQHVKVRDIYIQSDLEKAANSDGLDIDGCRDVTISGCTIKTADDAICIKSTANDGQFRDCENVIVSNCILISSSCALKLGTESHGNFRHIIFNHCVIRNTNRGLGIFIRDGGTASHIIFSDISMECNRRATQWWGSGDAFRFVVLKRHPDSRVGSIQNVMVKNIIAETQGTSRIECLAGCQQISNVTLSDVQIKMVRESQPDKRCRRGLEIINVERVRLQNISLIWDQSDPEPQWEETLLLQDVNTIWVDHFAANASNHQSRAAILVLKNVKDGVFQNCIAQPPAPLFVSISGQKTSDLIFKNNFLKHARQKWFMAAEINRKTIYFE